The Montipora capricornis isolate CH-2021 chromosome 3, ASM3666992v2, whole genome shotgun sequence genome includes the window AACTTGGAATTAATTAACAGAAGAacagaacttaaaaaaaaaagactctcTTCTAAAATTTAATTTCAGATTGCCTTTGAAACTTTCTCTGAGCCTGCAGGCAGCTGAGAGCAGTAAGAGGCTGCTGTAGTTCTTATAGTACATTCAACACTTCTGACTGGGGCAAGAGCCGTACGattaataatattacaaatCAAGTGTTTTTCAGGTGTAACAAGAATGCCATATTTTGCGTTTTCCATAGTATAAGAAATTGATGTGTCCCACTCAAGAAGAtagtgcaattttgagaacttcacTCATATTTTTGTACTCAAGCTAGTCCATGTGATTTCTTATGATATACAGTTTATAGGCATTGCTGTTAACACGTTATTGTCAGTCTGTTTTGGGGTGGACTCTTGATGAATCCGATTTTTGCACATGCACATTGTTGCCCTAAGCAACTATTTATTAGTTGAGGAATATTGGAATTCCCTAGGAATaagatttagaaaaaaatgtggaaGGTCTAGTGAAAATCTCTGGAATTCTTGGTGGGTAAACATAAATTGTAGGAAATTCTCCAAAAGTAAACACATAAATAACATTAAGTGCATTTCTTGGGGGTAGCCCATGTCTGACCAGCGCATTTTAATGCATTTATATATGGGTATATATGtacatagttaatctagggactggttatgaaaccatgggaatttcaaaagcaggaacaataaagtcgcaattagatgttgaaccgaccgtgaccctgcacaatcttttgtttttggttcacaagttaatttcgaataaattagtcgaagcttttgattgtttatcctgccgaaaaaagcctgtttttgtcgggttttgtgcagggtcaaggccaaaaaagcgaacaaaaacatgaaacaaagaaacttgtcgagtttcataaccagcctacatctattaactatgatatGTACCAGTAACAGTGAAAAGCCATATGCATCATTCCTCAACCGAGGAGATACACTACAAATGAACATGTACACAGACTCGATACTAAAATATCTGCCCAATATCAAAAACAGGCATAGGAGACCCCAGCTTAATATTGAACAGTATTAAAAACGGCGGTTAAAAAATGAGCCAAAACATTTTGAGCAATAAATAACAGCGAATTAATTAACGATACAATTCGGATGCCGTAAAATTCAACATAAGAAATATAATTTCAAGGAATGAAAGTTTCAAAATCGCTCATAAGCTAGTCTAATTTCTTTTAACAGCTCGCACAAAATGGCAAGAAACTTACGCAGGTACTTGGTTCTGCTTGTGAAGAACCTGCGCCATTTTCAGGAGAAATTCTTGATCCTCCTTCCTTCGCTTCTCCGCTCTTTCCTCCTCTCGCCTTTCTCTTGCCGCTTCAGCTTCGAGGAAGCTCTTGTCAGCCGCTTGCTGATACTCCACAAAGGACTCAAACACTTTATCAAACTTTGCAAATACATCAGAAGCGGTTTTCCTCTTTTTATTTGCCTTCAATACGGCCGACTGACGGGGTGCCGGCTTCTTTGTTTCATCGGCTTCCGTCGCACCTGAAGGAACACCATGGCGACCGCCAAAACTTCAATGTCTTGCATAAACGTTATAGCCaagagagaaataaaaaatgtttgATTTATGGTATAGTTATCTCAATATTACACTGTAATACGGATACACCTGTCTTGTATCTGCTTGTACAGTACGCATATCAAAAACTCTCAAATACGGTATTCAAATATACTGCTTGAACAAAACTTTCACAGACGTCGTCAGATGTAGCTTTTGGACACAATTCTATTGTCTGGCCCTCCAATCGGAGAGCATTTTATAACTCTTACCTGTCACCGCTGTCAAATAATTCAGAGGTTTGTGAaggttttctgacttttctttgCTGCTGCCAGGGTTGTTTACGTTCGGCTCAACGTTTTCTGCGCTTGTTATTTCTTCATCATCGACCCCATCTATGAAAATTGTTGCGGACTTTATTATTACCTTTGGTTTGGTACATGGCTTGTCCGACAAAAACTCGTCCACTTCGTCGAAGAAAGCCGGCTTCTTCTTTGGTGTGGCATTTCCCGTCTTGCTGCATTCGTCTTTGTAGTTTCTATAGGCGCTTATCAGAGTGTGAATTCGTGTCTTGCAGCTGCCGTCGTCTCTGTCTTCATAGCCTGCAGCTCGAAGATATGCCGCAATTTCTAGCCATATTGGCTTTTTTCTTGTGCATGATTTTAGCTGGAGCTGGATATTCTCGTCTCCCCACTTTTCAAGTAACAGGAGGGTTTCTTTGTGCTCCCAGATTCTTCCGCGAGTTTTGGTttctgccgccattttgaatgtatTTTATTAAACACGATTGTTAAACTACCTCGAGAGGTAGTTTTGTTAAACACGGTTTTAGACGTGTTTTGTTAAACACGCCCGCAGTGTGAACGGCCAGTCTTATTAACTCTGTTTaacaaaacaagttttaaacatgtttaagctTTGGTGTGAACGGGGTATAAGACGGCATAATTGGTTTCGGAGTGCATTGGCAGCCACTTGATCTTTGAATGGAACACTAATTCTTATTGTGCCACTGTCATTGGTATTTCCATTTTAAGAGGTTTTATAAGGATTCCTTTAGAACCTGCTGGGCTGAAATTTCGCCATGTAATAGGCCCTAAGAGTCTCAAGTCTAATTTAAATATCCAGATGGACTCCATACGTGCCAAACTTTTCGTTTAACTTTCATTGTTCCTTTTTTTACTATACCTTCTTATCAGCTGTTgttcttttagtatttatatttcaaataaccttgacttgataatgacgtttagccAATTTTGAAACCTCGTCGTTGTTAGTATCTTTTAACATGTGCAAATATACTTCATTGCAATCTTTTATAGTTACATAaagtaattaacaaataaaattaaCTTGTGGTAAAGAAGTACACGCAATAGGAGAGCTAGACTTATGAAAAAGTTCGTTATGCTCAACTCAAAGTACAGAAAAGGTTTGACAAATTCATGTTGTAGATTAAGACCTGCTCTTTCAGGCTAGGTACGTTGCAGAGTCAGATTGTGGCATCAGTCTCGAGATATTAGGCGTCATTTGCTGTGCAACGAGCATGACAACAAGGGTTTGTCCCaatatgtagatttagccaagcctaaaagtggagctcccaggttttttattcttactggctgtaggataaataaacataaattttttttaaattgtcctcgtttcggtgtttccagttactgcttaattaaaaatcattttcttctctGCCTAACTTGTGAATTCCATTTCAGAGGCAGCTGTAAAAAGCCAGTGAATCACGCTAAAACTAGAAATCACAGATGTACCAGCTcttgatgtgacagatcgtctttgttggttcaaggtcaaaaaaaaagagttttatttctgtactttattccactttatctctgagaacgagatcatttacattttgatgtattcaTTGCGACAAACCAGTTTGGCTTGGAACTAGAATcggcaagaaaggacaaacttcaaacaagatctccaacaaattacctggctgtacgtgctctaaacaaacttctgagaCACAAGCTAGTGGTGTTTCTCCTCACTTTTTCAAGAACTCATTGGGATTAGTATAagtgtttataacataaaggcaaattgtcttgtcactgtcgaggcacatcgaaaaacagttagccAAACAGCgcaaaaaaacttttgtttactCGCATTTCaaagccaaacaaacaaatcaattatttctttatgtccGAAAACAGTACCTTTGactgttatttaattgcagtcgagaataaaaattcgagtttcattcctgaacaaaggaaaaaataactcatccgcaaaaataacaaacggtttagtgttcaAGAAAGGAATTTGTCGTGAAtatgctcttctgtcataagccgtccAGGCATCgtgcaaccttatcagattcAAAATGAAAAATCTTCTTCAGATAAGACTTATGCCAAAAATTCCAATAAggcagagcaaaaagcagctctaaagaaattaaaaatagacacttagCTTTACGTTTATagccctccaatgcttgacttgaataactacgtagccaccagtgtgtcctgatgacagctatattatgtcaaacctggattgataccgcgaaaaatgcaggaaaaactATTCTCCAAACCACTTTCAacctgaacatgaaaagcaTCGACTACCAAGAGCTCTTGTTcgaaaaacctaaaataacaatgaccacaaccaggttttctgagccgcgagactgagcacccccagtaaaccattgttttaacgaaaaccgctggtcagtaacctggttctggtcattgctgtctaaggtcttccctcTTGTTCAAGTAGTATGGCCATGTAGCTGCGTCGACCCGCAGAAAGCACGCGAAAAAAAAGTCTCGTTTACCTTATGGTGTCTGACGTGGACTGAGgctgcgatccaatcaaaaacaAGTAATTGGTCAGCggttaacttaaaaaaaacagctgacctcgatgaggtTTAACCTGAGTCTGCGATATcatcacgtgatactggtcagcagataccttgttctgacagctgtcaattgaccataatatGGATAccaaatatcaaagatgtacgctgtaaacaaactagCTTAACTGTCAGCTTGAGTGTGgcctctaaacttgagcccgtgatatggtcacattggcatacatggaggggtggacggatgGACGTACGGGCGTTATGCAGTCAGATTGGGGACAAAAGGTCCTACACACGTCAAAACCTCTTCTTCAGGTCATCGATTACGTTTTTTTGGAGCGTCGCTTTCTTGGTTGGGTTGTGATGCTCTGTTCATATCGTCGTTCTCTTCGTGTCGTCATGTTGCCTGTTTGGTCGTATTGCTTTCTTTCTGTCTTTGTGTCGTCGTGTTGTCCATTTCGTCGTATTGCTTTCTTCGTGTCATGGAGTTGCTAGTTTCGTTGTATTGCTTTCTTTGTGTGGTCGTGTTGACAATTTCGCCGTTTTCTTCAATTCGTCGACGGCTGCATAACTTAGTCAGCGGTAAGTCAACTTTTCCCGCCAACTTTGCTCAAAATGGCGATCACCGGATAGTTGGAAGTGTAGAAATGTCTCAGTTCAGTCCTTGCCTTTCTCCAGACCTTAATTTAAAGAGAGATGTTTCTTCAGCAGTTTGTGAAGTTGTTCGGCTTATAGAAAACCTTGGGTCATGCAGCAATTATCAAAACCAGCTTGATTACGCTTTGTACAGGTTCGAAGAAATCGTTTTTCTCTGTGTCAGTGGCCAAAACATATGGAGAAATTTCTTACATGACGAGGTCATTCAACTACTAGTCACCGCGTATGGCAGTTTATCCTAAGAACACGATGATAATAGTCGTAGCATGCCACGCTGCCAACCAATTTATCAAGGGTCAACAAGTAGGCCAGCTCTAGATATTCCAAGGGAAACTCTAAAGCTGCACTTGAGCTATGGTTTTTCTCTCAAAAAGATTGCTGATATGTTTGGGACTTCAAGGAAAACAATTAGCAGACAAAGTGTGATGATTTATCAGATGAGGCTTTGGACGCCGCCATGTCTGCTGAATTACAGACCTTTCCTAACTGTGGTATAAGAAGAATGAAGGGTTTTACTTGGACAAGGCATCATGTCATGCGTcgatcaaattgaaacttcagTATCCCctcccgggcatttgactatcttctgtgcctggGAAGTCGGGAATTTGACCGTGtgtgcgtggggtggggaaaattgaataggtttcaaatgatttttattttgggCGCTAAAGTCGCTTACatgctataaaacacgtgtttggacgagatggaagagtttaaaggaagagatatagcatttgtgagtgATTGGCTCACAAAAAAGGTCTTTATAAAGACGACGTGAGCTGACAACGATTGTtttttagtagggtatgacaaaCAAACACGACGATAGGATAGGGCATTTGAAcaatccaatcttcaaaagttcaaatgcccggctttgcccgggggtggggggatgttgaagtttcgagttgatcggcgcattagaGAACAATCGAATCGTGTGAGGTCTTCTCTGTGGAGAAGTGATCCCAGTGGCATTCTACTACAGACTTCTCAGCTGAACATCGTAAGCCGGCGGCACTACAGTGTACCTGGACCCAGATCATTGTGGCATTTCGATGGCAATCACAAGTTGATAAGATGGGGATTTGTCATCCATGATTGTTTGGATGGATATTCAAGAcgaatttatgttttt containing:
- the LOC138043245 gene encoding uncharacterized protein, giving the protein MAAETKTRGRIWEHKETLLLLEKWGDENIQLQLKSCTRKKPIWLEIAAYLRAAGYEDRDDGSCKTRIHTLISAYRNYKDECSKTGNATPKKKPAFFDEVDEFLSDKPCTKPKVIIKSATIFIDGVDDEEITSAENVEPNVNNPGSSKEKSENLHKPLNYLTAVTGATEADETKKPAPRQSAVLKANKKRKTASDVFAKFDKVFESFVEYQQAADKSFLEAEAARERREEERAEKRRKEDQEFLLKMAQVLHKQNQVPAKQDFAGLDTISI